The Neobacillus sp. PS3-34 genome has a window encoding:
- the hisG gene encoding ATP phosphoribosyltransferase, translating to MNSVLTIAMPKGRIFEEALVLLRNAGYALPPEFDESRKLIIDVEEEGLRFILAKPMDVPTYVEHGVADLGIAGKDVMLEEERDVYELLDLRISGCYLAVAGLPNTKMNEVAPKVATKYPNVAAAYFREQGEQVEIIKLNGSIELAPMIGLADRIVDIVSTGRTLIENGLVEFERIVDITSRLIVNPVSYRIKDERITELVGRLSKVVGKLGEM from the coding sequence ATGAATAGTGTTTTGACAATTGCGATGCCGAAAGGGCGAATTTTTGAAGAAGCGTTAGTATTGCTCCGCAATGCAGGCTATGCGCTGCCACCTGAATTTGATGAATCCCGGAAACTGATTATCGATGTTGAGGAAGAGGGATTGCGTTTTATCCTGGCCAAGCCGATGGACGTTCCGACTTATGTCGAGCATGGCGTGGCGGATTTGGGTATAGCAGGTAAGGATGTCATGCTCGAAGAAGAGCGGGATGTTTATGAATTGCTGGACTTACGGATCAGCGGCTGTTATCTGGCAGTCGCAGGCCTTCCGAATACAAAAATGAATGAGGTTGCCCCAAAGGTAGCCACTAAATATCCGAATGTGGCCGCAGCCTATTTCCGCGAGCAAGGCGAGCAGGTGGAAATCATCAAGCTAAACGGATCAATCGAGCTGGCGCCAATGATTGGTTTAGCTGACCGGATCGTGGACATTGTTTCGACGGGCAGAACGCTCATTGAAAATGGTTTGGTTGAGTTTGAACGGATTGTCGACATTACCTCGCGCCTCATCGTAAACCCTGTAAGTTATCGAATCAAGGATGAACGCATAACAGAGCTGGTGGGCAGACTAAGTAAAGTGGTTGGGAAACTGGGGGAGATGTAA
- the nagB gene encoding glucosamine-6-phosphate deaminase, with translation MKVIRTSNYGEMSRTAGELIIEKIRSNQQLTLGLATGSTPKGVYEYLISDHWQNGTSYKNITTINLDEYIGLRNDHPNSYHIFMRKNLFDLLDIPLAETFIPDGTADDLETECLRYENLIKEKGGIDLQLLGIGQNGHIGFNEPGTPFKSRTHIVTLAESTRQANSRFFPSFREVPAQAITMGISTIFESREILLLASGAAKAEAVARLINGDSDENFPASALKLHRNVTIIADEAALKLV, from the coding sequence ATGAAGGTCATTCGAACATCCAACTATGGGGAAATGAGCAGGACAGCTGGAGAATTAATCATTGAAAAAATCCGCTCAAACCAGCAGCTTACCCTCGGGCTTGCAACGGGGAGCACGCCAAAGGGTGTTTATGAATACTTGATTTCGGATCATTGGCAAAATGGAACTTCCTATAAAAACATTACCACGATTAATCTCGATGAATATATCGGCCTACGTAATGACCATCCAAACAGCTATCATATTTTTATGAGAAAAAACTTATTTGATCTTTTGGATATCCCTCTGGCCGAAACCTTTATCCCTGATGGCACAGCGGATGATTTAGAAACCGAATGCCTCCGTTATGAAAATCTCATTAAAGAAAAGGGTGGCATCGATCTCCAGCTATTGGGGATCGGGCAAAACGGGCATATTGGCTTCAATGAGCCTGGTACTCCTTTTAAGAGCAGGACACATATCGTGACTTTGGCGGAGAGCACCCGACAGGCAAATTCCCGGTTCTTCCCCTCGTTTAGGGAAGTGCCTGCACAGGCGATCACGATGGGGATCTCAACCATATTTGAGAGCAGAGAAATTCTCCTCCTTGCCTCAGGGGCGGCAAAAGCAGAAGCAGTGGCCCGTTTGATAAACGGTGATTCCGATGAAAACTTTCCAGCTTCCGCTCTCAAGCTTCATCGAAATGTTACCATCATTGCCGATGAGGCTGCATTAAAATTGGTTTAG
- a CDS encoding nucleoside recognition domain-containing protein, protein MLIGSVKRGLFVGLKTTWTLGKIIFPVTLLVAVLQYTPVLPWLMDAITPLMRLIGLPGNAAIPLVLGNFLNLYGAIGAILTLHFTVKEVFILAVMMSFSHNLLVETGVAVKTGVKVWVVLTVRLGLALLSAIVINLVWHGGGSTAHYGLIPEQTELAHGVLAILWQAVHKALLGILQLAMIVIPLMVVIQILKDLRWLAAFSKGMVRVTRSLGMKENTSTTMAAGLLFGLAYGAGVMIQAVKEDGVSQKDLTLAFIFLVACHAVVEDTLIFIPLGIPVLPLFLIRLGVAVVLTLIVGTIWRRSGFMKRKEANYEQ, encoded by the coding sequence ATGCTGATTGGCTCGGTCAAAAGGGGATTGTTTGTAGGATTAAAAACAACGTGGACGCTTGGTAAAATCATTTTTCCTGTCACGTTGCTGGTAGCTGTTTTGCAGTACACGCCGGTGCTTCCCTGGCTGATGGATGCCATCACTCCGCTAATGAGATTGATTGGCTTGCCGGGAAATGCGGCGATTCCACTTGTACTCGGGAATTTTTTAAACCTATATGGAGCAATCGGAGCCATTTTAACCCTTCATTTCACGGTAAAAGAAGTTTTTATCCTGGCGGTTATGATGAGCTTTTCTCATAATTTGCTGGTTGAAACAGGGGTAGCGGTGAAAACTGGGGTAAAAGTGTGGGTGGTGCTGACTGTCCGGCTTGGACTTGCTTTGCTGTCGGCAATCGTTATTAATTTAGTCTGGCATGGAGGGGGCAGCACTGCCCATTATGGCTTGATTCCGGAACAAACAGAACTCGCGCATGGTGTTCTGGCTATTCTATGGCAAGCTGTCCATAAAGCGTTATTAGGGATTCTGCAGCTGGCCATGATCGTCATTCCATTAATGGTTGTCATTCAAATTTTAAAAGACCTGAGATGGCTTGCTGCTTTTTCAAAAGGTATGGTGCGTGTCACCCGCTCGCTTGGCATGAAGGAAAATACATCAACGACAATGGCGGCTGGCCTGCTATTCGGCCTTGCATACGGTGCTGGGGTAATGATTCAGGCCGTCAAGGAAGATGGAGTCAGCCAGAAGGATTTAACTTTGGCGTTTATTTTCCTTGTTGCCTGCCATGCTGTCGTGGAGGATACACTTATTTTTATTCCGCTCGGCATTCCGGTTCTGCCGCTTTTCCTGATTCGGCTTGGAGTCGCGGTCGTGCTCACACTCATTGTCGGAACCATCTGGAGGCGCTCGGGCTTTATGAAAAGAAAGGAAGCAAACTATGAGCAATAA
- the nagA gene encoding N-acetylglucosamine-6-phosphate deacetylase — protein sequence MIFPKEYTVVPGFIDVHIHGAAGADTMDATLEALGTIASALPNEGTTSFLATTITQEKSKIERALANAAQFCQAENHPGRAEVLGIHLEGPFINEKRAGAQPKEHILKPDIDLFKRWQSLANNQIKLVTVAPEMENGTEFISYLKNNGVIASVGHTDAVYEEVEEAVKAGAKQVTHLFNGMRGMHHREPGTAGAALLFKELMIELIADGIHVSPQMIKLVLAAKGADGSILITDSMRAKCLKSGIYDLGGQDVTVADGKALLADGTLAGSILKMNDSVKNILEFSQLTLVEAVQMASANPAKQLGIFDRKGSISAGKDADIAVLNGHFEVEYTMCRGKTALD from the coding sequence ATCATTTTCCCAAAAGAATACACTGTCGTTCCGGGATTTATTGATGTTCATATCCATGGTGCTGCCGGTGCGGATACAATGGACGCGACACTTGAAGCCCTAGGAACAATCGCCTCCGCCCTTCCAAACGAAGGTACAACCAGCTTTTTAGCAACAACCATCACGCAGGAAAAGAGCAAGATTGAAAGGGCATTGGCAAATGCAGCACAGTTTTGCCAAGCAGAAAATCATCCTGGCAGGGCTGAAGTCCTCGGCATCCATTTGGAAGGTCCGTTCATTAATGAAAAGCGTGCCGGAGCACAGCCAAAAGAGCATATACTGAAGCCGGATATCGATTTATTCAAGCGTTGGCAAAGCCTCGCCAATAACCAAATCAAGCTAGTAACCGTCGCTCCGGAAATGGAAAATGGAACAGAATTTATCTCTTATCTTAAAAATAACGGTGTGATCGCCTCTGTCGGCCATACGGATGCTGTATATGAGGAAGTGGAGGAGGCCGTGAAAGCAGGCGCCAAACAAGTAACCCACCTGTTTAACGGAATGAGGGGAATGCATCACCGCGAACCTGGAACAGCCGGTGCGGCCTTACTTTTTAAAGAGCTGATGATTGAATTGATTGCAGACGGCATACATGTTAGTCCTCAAATGATTAAGCTCGTCCTTGCCGCAAAGGGGGCGGACGGCTCCATTTTAATAACAGACTCGATGAGAGCCAAATGCCTGAAAAGCGGAATATATGACCTCGGCGGCCAGGATGTCACAGTAGCGGATGGAAAGGCGCTTCTGGCTGACGGCACCCTCGCAGGCAGCATATTAAAAATGAATGATTCCGTAAAAAACATCCTTGAATTTTCGCAGCTGACTTTAGTGGAAGCCGTACAAATGGCAAGCGCCAATCCAGCCAAACAGCTTGGAATTTTTGACAGAAAGGGCAGCATTTCTGCTGGCAAGGATGCAGATATTGCCGTCCTTAATGGGCATTTTGAGGTTGAATACACGATGTGCCGTGGAAAAACAGCTTTAGATTGA
- a CDS encoding N-acetylmuramoyl-L-alanine amidase, with translation MLDAYKNVIVSFAHSDKRDVPLDERTDSANSQHVDTYVAIHGNAYGTSWNDAGGIETYVYPTRPKEAVELAQKIQKQLVMLTGLRNRGVKTANFHVLRETYMTAVLCECGFMTNKEELALMRSDAYRRKCAEAIVKGIAEQYHLVKKQ, from the coding sequence CTGCTGGATGCCTACAAAAATGTAATCGTCTCTTTTGCCCATTCCGATAAAAGAGATGTTCCGCTTGATGAACGGACAGATTCGGCCAACAGCCAGCACGTGGATACCTATGTGGCCATTCACGGAAATGCATACGGGACTTCCTGGAACGATGCCGGCGGAATTGAAACATATGTCTACCCGACAAGGCCAAAGGAAGCAGTAGAACTCGCCCAGAAAATCCAGAAACAGTTAGTGATGTTAACAGGCTTACGAAACCGCGGGGTAAAAACGGCCAATTTTCATGTTCTCCGTGAAACCTATATGACGGCAGTCCTTTGTGAATGCGGGTTTATGACAAATAAGGAGGAGCTTGCTTTAATGCGCTCCGATGCTTACAGGCGCAAATGTGCCGAAGCGATCGTTAAAGGGATTGCTGAGCAATACCATCTTGTAAAAAAACAATAA
- a CDS encoding phage holin family protein, whose translation MKWAAGILINAVLFVAIAGYFQDSFHLHGFVAALEASVILSILNVLVRPILIILTLPVTIISLGLFLFVINAITLMLTDRLMGGAFDISGFGMALLASVIMSIVNVIVQKTFLKPSRD comes from the coding sequence ATGAAGTGGGCTGCTGGTATTTTAATTAATGCGGTATTATTTGTGGCAATTGCGGGATATTTCCAGGACAGCTTTCATCTGCATGGGTTCGTGGCAGCCCTTGAGGCAAGTGTGATTTTGTCGATTTTAAATGTCCTTGTCCGGCCGATTCTAATTATCCTGACGCTGCCGGTGACCATTATCAGTCTTGGATTATTTCTGTTCGTCATCAATGCGATCACTTTGATGCTTACCGACCGCCTGATGGGCGGTGCGTTTGATATCTCGGGCTTCGGCATGGCTTTGCTGGCTTCCGTAATCATGTCGATTGTAAACGTGATTGTCCAAAAGACCTTCCTGAAGCCTTCACGTGATTAA
- a CDS encoding GntR family transcriptional regulator, with protein MINKSSPIPIYHQLEAYLKEQIENSSLHADEMIPSEREFAERFQISRMTVRQAINNLVSDGYLYRQKGRGTFVSKQKVEQALEGLTGFTEDMLERGMKPSSRLLSFNTIASGSQVAHQLQVAEKDLVYEIFRVRLADGIPMALETTYIPIALVPGITEDNSNHSLYKYIENQLSLKISEATQEIEAAIARKPEADHLDIAAGAPVLLIMRTACLQDGTPFEFVKSVYRADRYRFIHRLKRDQ; from the coding sequence ATGATTAACAAGAGTTCACCAATACCAATCTACCATCAGCTGGAGGCCTATCTAAAGGAACAAATAGAAAACAGCAGCCTCCATGCTGATGAAATGATTCCATCAGAGCGGGAGTTTGCAGAAAGGTTCCAAATCAGCCGGATGACTGTTCGGCAGGCGATCAACAATCTTGTCAGCGATGGCTATCTTTACCGGCAAAAAGGGCGCGGTACCTTTGTCAGCAAGCAAAAGGTGGAGCAGGCGCTTGAGGGCCTGACAGGATTTACAGAAGACATGCTTGAACGCGGTATGAAACCCAGCAGCCGGCTTCTTTCTTTTAACACTATTGCTTCCGGCAGCCAAGTCGCACATCAGCTTCAGGTTGCTGAAAAAGACCTGGTTTATGAAATTTTCCGTGTCCGGCTTGCAGACGGAATTCCGATGGCACTTGAAACCACCTATATTCCCATTGCTCTCGTTCCCGGCATTACCGAAGACAATAGCAATCACTCTTTATACAAATATATCGAAAACCAGTTGTCTCTCAAAATTAGTGAAGCGACTCAGGAAATTGAGGCCGCTATTGCCAGGAAGCCCGAAGCAGATCACCTGGACATCGCTGCAGGAGCACCAGTCCTGCTCATTATGCGTACCGCCTGCCTGCAGGATGGCACTCCGTTTGAGTTTGTAAAATCGGTGTACCGGGCAGACCGCTATCGATTCATTCATCGATTAAAACGCGACCAATAA